A genomic stretch from Edaphobacter aggregans includes:
- a CDS encoding glycoside hydrolase family 27 protein: MRLSTLRVTCLSVAALSMFGSFIGNAQTDGLASRPPMGWNSWNHFHRNVDDAAVRAQADAMVSSGMRDAGYVYVNIDDTWQGERDAQGNIQANSRFPDMKALADYVHSKGLKIGIYSSPGALTCAKFAGSLGHEVQDARTYAAWGMDYLKYDLCGLREQMKVAATPEEAHKIMFDAYIKMRDALKATGRPIVYSLCQYGNDAVWRWGTEVGGNLWRTTGDISDKYSSMEAIGFSQAGLAKFAGPGHWNDPDMLEVGNGGMNADEYRTHMSLWAILAAPLLAGNDLSTMTAETKAMLTNRDVIAVDQDAAGKQGDRAWVEGPLEIWVRQLADGSKAVGVFNRHPSPLTTTVDFKALGFTRAVKARDIWQGKDMGTISAPFTAKIPGHGVLFLKVSQ; encoded by the coding sequence ATGAGATTGTCCACGTTACGCGTGACTTGCCTTTCCGTTGCGGCCTTATCCATGTTTGGTTCCTTCATCGGTAATGCCCAGACGGATGGTCTCGCATCGCGACCACCGATGGGATGGAATAGCTGGAACCACTTTCATCGCAATGTGGATGATGCGGCGGTAAGGGCTCAGGCGGATGCGATGGTTTCGAGTGGGATGCGCGACGCGGGATATGTCTACGTCAACATCGACGATACCTGGCAAGGCGAGCGGGACGCGCAGGGGAATATTCAGGCCAACAGCAGGTTTCCTGACATGAAGGCATTGGCCGACTACGTTCATAGCAAGGGGTTGAAGATTGGAATCTACTCGTCGCCCGGGGCGTTGACTTGCGCTAAGTTTGCGGGAAGTCTCGGCCATGAAGTGCAGGATGCGCGGACGTATGCTGCCTGGGGAATGGACTATTTGAAGTACGATCTGTGCGGTCTGCGCGAACAGATGAAGGTGGCTGCGACGCCGGAAGAAGCACACAAGATCATGTTCGATGCGTATATCAAGATGCGCGATGCGCTCAAAGCTACTGGACGGCCGATTGTGTATAGCCTTTGCCAGTATGGCAATGATGCGGTGTGGAGATGGGGCACGGAGGTTGGTGGGAATCTGTGGCGTACGACCGGTGACATCTCAGACAAGTATTCGAGCATGGAGGCGATTGGATTTAGCCAGGCGGGCTTGGCGAAGTTTGCAGGGCCGGGGCACTGGAACGATCCTGACATGCTGGAGGTGGGCAACGGCGGTATGAACGCGGATGAGTACAGGACTCACATGAGCTTGTGGGCTATTCTTGCGGCTCCGCTGCTGGCGGGGAACGACCTGTCGACGATGACGGCGGAGACCAAGGCGATGCTAACCAATCGCGATGTGATTGCGGTCGATCAGGATGCGGCGGGTAAGCAGGGCGATCGTGCGTGGGTGGAGGGGCCCCTTGAGATTTGGGTGCGACAACTTGCGGATGGATCGAAGGCTGTCGGAGTTTTCAATCGGCACCCTTCGCCGCTGACAACTACGGTCGACTTCAAGGCGCTCGGATTTACTCGTGCAGTG
- a CDS encoding 3-deoxy-7-phosphoheptulonate synthase, with the protein MFYPTDDLRIKWTKVVLPPIFLEEELPITETASSTVFKTRSEICNILQAKDHRLVVVVGPCSIHDTEAAREYGTRLKSAIAEFSQDLCIVMRVYFEKPRTTLGWKGLINDPYLDESFRINDGLRKARHLLLDLAEMGVPAGTEFLDMISPQYVSSLVSWGAIGARTTESQVHRELVSGLSCPVGFKNGTSGNVQIAIEAIMSAGHPHTFLGHSKNGQSAIFVTNGNPDCHIILRGGRQTVNYDAASVEDTSRQMEKAGIPPRIMIDCSHANSHKDHTQQAAVCSNVAGQIASGDRRIMGVMLESNLVAGAQKLIPGKELCYGQSITDACIGWDETQNCLRELATAVRSARG; encoded by the coding sequence ATGTTCTATCCAACTGACGACCTTCGCATTAAATGGACCAAAGTTGTCCTTCCGCCAATCTTTCTTGAAGAAGAGCTGCCGATCACAGAGACGGCCTCATCAACCGTCTTCAAGACGCGAAGCGAGATCTGCAACATCCTCCAGGCTAAGGACCATCGCCTCGTCGTAGTCGTCGGCCCATGCTCCATTCACGACACCGAAGCCGCACGCGAGTACGGCACACGCCTCAAATCAGCCATCGCCGAGTTCTCGCAGGACCTCTGCATCGTCATGCGCGTCTACTTCGAGAAGCCCCGCACCACCCTCGGCTGGAAGGGCCTCATCAACGACCCCTACCTCGACGAGTCCTTCCGCATCAACGACGGCCTTCGCAAAGCCCGCCACCTCCTCCTCGACCTAGCCGAAATGGGCGTCCCCGCCGGCACCGAATTCCTCGACATGATCTCCCCCCAGTACGTCTCCAGCCTCGTAAGTTGGGGCGCCATCGGGGCCCGCACCACCGAAAGCCAGGTCCACCGCGAGCTCGTCTCCGGCCTCTCCTGTCCCGTCGGCTTCAAAAACGGCACCTCCGGCAACGTCCAGATCGCCATTGAGGCCATTATGTCCGCAGGCCACCCGCACACCTTCCTCGGCCACTCCAAAAACGGCCAATCCGCCATCTTCGTCACCAACGGCAACCCTGATTGCCACATCATCCTTCGCGGCGGCCGTCAGACCGTCAACTACGATGCCGCATCAGTCGAAGACACGAGCCGCCAGATGGAAAAGGCCGGCATCCCACCACGCATCATGATCGACTGCAGCCACGCCAACAGCCATAAGGATCACACCCAGCAGGCCGCCGTCTGCAGCAACGTCGCCGGTCAGATTGCCAGCGGCGACCGGCGCATTATGGGCGTCATGCTCGAAAGCAACCTCGTCGCAGGAGCTCAGAAACTCATCCCCGGCAAGGAGCTCTGCTACGGCCAAAGCATCACCGACGCCTGCATCGGCTGGGACGAGACTCAAAACTGCCTGCGCGAGCTAGCCACAGCCGTCCGCTCAGCGCGAGGATGA